Below is a window of Anaerolineales bacterium DNA.
GTGAGAGGTAAAGGCGTTTGGGAGTAATCTCTGAGGGATCGATCTTTTGCATTCCTTGTCTCCTTGAGCAACGAGTAAGATAATTTTACCCAATCCCCAGTTGATTTTCGTAAACAAAAGATTAGGGGTAATTAAGGACACAAATCCGCAACCAGGAGATGCGGCTTGCGTAGATCATAGTGAAGAAGGAGACACTTATGATTGACCCAAAGAAAAGCCCCTGCCTGCTGCGGCCATTTATCTGGCTGTGGAATTTTATTGCTTGGATAGTTGGTTTGACCGGCAGACTGCTGGCAGTCATCCTGGGGGCAGTGATCATGATTCTGGGCATCCTGCTAACCATCACCGTGGTAGGAGGGATCATCGGCGTCCCCCTCATCGTCCTGGGCTTGTTGCTCGTCATCCGAGGATTGTGGTAGGACAACAGATTGACCACAGAGACGAAGACTAGCGAGCGCTAGAAACGATCAGGCTCTTCCAGATTGGAAGAGCCTGATCGCTTGTTATAAGCCATACAGGGATCAAGTGTAATCGACATTGATTGATGTGCGGCTGGTCAACCGGCTTTCATGCTCAACAGCTTCAAGGAGATCGGTCGCACCAAATTCGTTAGCTGGTGCAAGTGAAGTGCCATTTCTACCGTCCTCGAAGTGCATGATCGCGGGAACAAACAGGCTGCCGATGCCCATGACGGTAGTGACTACCCCGCCAATAATAAACCAGGTTTGCACACCCAGTTTATCTGAGATGGGACCGGCAATCATCAATCCAAGGGGAGACATGGCAGCCGCCATGGTGCTGATCAGGGTGAACACCCTGCCTTGCATTTCGGGAGCGACGGCAGCTTGCACGGCAGCCATCAGCGGACCATTGACGATCGGGTTAACGAAACCCAAGAAGAACATGGTGGCAACCGCCAGGGTGAAGGCAGTGGAAGGTAACAAACCCATGACCAGGCAGCCCACTCCGGTGCCCAGTAGACCCAACATACAGGTCATTATTCGACGCTTGAAACCGCCCCAGGCGCTGAGCAGCAAACCACCAACGATGAAACCGATGCCCATAAAGGATTCGAGGCTGGCTAGCTGGATGGCTTGCCCGTGGTAGTGCTTGGTGACCAGTATCGGGAGCAGCGAAAAAGCTGGAGTAAGCAGGAAATTGATCACAGTGGCCATGACTCCGATCAACATCAGTCCAGGCCAGCCCCAGACATATCGGAAACCTGCCTTAAAATCCTGCCAGTAGCTGGATCTCCCATTGGCCTCAGGCGCTAAATCATTACGTTCTGGTTGAGGGATTTGGAAAAACAACAGAGGAATGACTGCCAGCATGGCGGTGAATACATCAATGGCAAGGATACCCTGCATGGGCAGCACTGCCAGGAGCAACGCTCCCAGGGGGGCAGAGGCAATGCTCATTCCCCCTTGCAGCATCTGGTTAAGGCCCTGGATGCGGGTGAGATGCTCCTTGGGCACCATGAGGGTGGTGGAAGCCTGCATGGCAGGCCAGTGAAAACCACCACACACTGAGCGGATAAATAGCAGGATGTAGACCTGCCAGATCTGTACATGACCAAGCGCAAAGAGCACAGCAAGGCCAACCGTGGCCAACGCAATTAAACTATCGGCCAGGATCATGATCAGGCGGCGATTCCACCTATCCACAAGGGTACCCGTAAAGGGACCGAGGACGACCTGGGGGAT
It encodes the following:
- a CDS encoding MFS transporter yields the protein MNANPALEKQERWAPRFFTIWTGQAFSLFGSQLVSFAVIWWLTQTTGSATILATASLVGLIPQVVLGPFTGTLVDRWNRRLIMILADSLIALATVGLAVLFALGHVQIWQVYILLFIRSVCGGFHWPAMQASTTLMVPKEHLTRIQGLNQMLQGGMSIASAPLGALLLAVLPMQGILAIDVFTAMLAVIPLLFFQIPQPERNDLAPEANGRSSYWQDFKAGFRYVWGWPGLMLIGVMATVINFLLTPAFSLLPILVTKHYHGQAIQLASLESFMGIGFIVGGLLLSAWGGFKRRIMTCMLGLLGTGVGCLVMGLLPSTAFTLAVATMFFLGFVNPIVNGPLMAAVQAAVAPEMQGRVFTLISTMAAAMSPLGLMIAGPISDKLGVQTWFIIGGVVTTVMGIGSLFVPAIMHFEDGRNGTSLAPANEFGATDLLEAVEHESRLTSRTSINVDYT